From a single Clostridium isatidis genomic region:
- a CDS encoding prepilin peptidase → MYLIIFILGITIGSFLNVCIYRIPREESIAFPSSHCTNCGYNLKAYDLIPIFSYIFLRGRCRKCNEKISIIYPLIELLNGIIYVVIFYFYGISISTIFLSIFSSLLIVISAIDFKTMEVYTSTIVFGLILAIIYITLGAYFNEINYKDKLLGCIVGFLIIFLIVKITRGMGEGDYEIAALCGLFLGLRLILVALFLGIVIAGIAASIILILKVKGRKSEIAFGPYIALGTFISMILGDSILQFYLGFFVKF, encoded by the coding sequence TTGTATTTAATTATATTTATTTTAGGAATTACTATTGGAAGCTTCCTAAATGTATGTATTTATAGAATACCTAGAGAAGAATCAATAGCTTTTCCATCTTCTCATTGTACAAACTGTGGATATAATTTAAAAGCTTACGATTTAATTCCCATATTTAGTTATATATTTTTAAGGGGCAGATGTCGAAAGTGTAATGAAAAAATATCTATAATATATCCCTTAATTGAACTATTAAATGGAATTATATATGTTGTAATATTTTATTTTTATGGAATTAGTATAAGTACAATTTTTCTTTCAATTTTTTCTTCCTTATTAATAGTTATTTCTGCTATAGATTTTAAAACTATGGAAGTGTATACATCAACTATAGTTTTTGGCTTAATTTTGGCAATAATTTATATAACTCTTGGAGCCTATTTTAATGAGATAAATTATAAAGATAAGCTATTAGGATGTATAGTAGGATTTTTAATTATCTTTCTAATAGTAAAAATAACAAGGGGAATGGGTGAAGGAGATTATGAAATTGCAGCCTTATGTGGCTTGTTTTTGGGATTAAGGTTAATATTAGTAGCTTTATTTTTAGGAATAGTAATAGCAGGAATAGCAGCAAGTATTATTTTAATATTAAAAGTTAAAGGCAGAAAATCTGAAATAGCTTTTGGACCTTATATAGCTCTGGGAACATTTATATCAATGATTTTAGGCGACAGTATTTTACAATTTTATCTAGGTTTTTTTGTTAAATTTTAA
- a CDS encoding SIS domain-containing protein: MIFGINEEKMKELGAEYTITEIRQQPKLWEETYNIVKSNEEKIKTFLNKKLKSNTRIVLTGAGTSDYVGDTIYLYLAKKLNLRVEAIASTDIVSNPAEFIEEDVPTILVSYARSGNSPESVGAYDLFEENVKDIAQLVITCNKDGELAKRAVNSDDNLCILMPEASNDKSFAMTSSFSCMLLATLLIFDIDNLNETKKYVDIVVKQGNYILENRWQDVQELVNLDAKRVVYLASGVLKGLVQEMCLKNLELTSGRVVSLSEGVLGFRHGPKSIINDETLVIFMNSTNKYTNLYDMDLIREIHNDVGNHKLAVISYTKNEELNGLCDKYIEIDGKEIPEVYTAFNYMLFGQMFGLFNSMRLGISPDNPRPDGTVNRVVKGVIIHKYDKQV, translated from the coding sequence ATGATTTTTGGAATAAATGAAGAAAAAATGAAGGAACTAGGTGCAGAATATACTATTACAGAAATAAGGCAACAACCAAAGTTATGGGAAGAAACTTATAACATAGTGAAGAGTAATGAGGAAAAAATAAAGACTTTTTTAAATAAAAAATTAAAAAGCAATACTAGAATAGTTTTAACTGGAGCAGGTACTTCAGATTATGTTGGAGATACTATATATCTATATTTAGCAAAAAAATTAAATTTAAGAGTAGAAGCTATAGCTTCCACTGACATAGTATCAAATCCAGCAGAATTTATTGAAGAAGATGTACCAACAATTCTTGTATCTTATGCAAGATCAGGAAACAGCCCTGAAAGTGTTGGAGCATACGATTTATTTGAGGAAAATGTAAAGGACATTGCCCAACTAGTTATTACTTGTAATAAAGATGGAGAACTTGCAAAGAGGGCTGTAAACAGTGATGATAACCTTTGCATATTAATGCCAGAAGCTTCAAATGATAAGAGCTTTGCAATGACAAGTTCCTTTAGCTGTATGTTATTAGCAACATTATTAATATTTGATATTGATAATTTAAATGAAACTAAAAAATATGTTGATATTGTTGTTAAACAAGGAAATTATATTTTAGAAAATAGATGGCAAGATGTGCAAGAATTAGTTAATTTAGATGCAAAAAGAGTAGTTTACTTAGCTTCGGGAGTATTAAAAGGCTTAGTTCAAGAAATGTGTCTTAAAAATCTAGAACTTACAAGTGGAAGAGTAGTAAGTCTAAGCGAAGGAGTATTAGGTTTTAGACATGGTCCAAAGTCAATAATAAATGACGAAACTTTAGTAATATTTATGAACTCTACTAATAAATATACTAATCTTTATGATATGGATCTTATAAGAGAAATTCATAATGATGTAGGAAATCACAAGTTAGCAGTTATAAGTTATACAAAAAATGAAGAATTAAATGGTTTATGTGATAAATATATAGAAATTGATGGTAAAGAAATTCCAGAAGTTTATACAGCGTTTAATTATATGTTATTCGGACAAATGTTTGGATTATTTAATTCAATGAGATTAGGAATTTCACCAGATAATCCAAGACCAGATGGTACTGTTAATAGAGTTGTTAAGGGAGTAATTATTCACAAGTACGATAAACAAGTTTAA
- the groL gene encoding chaperonin GroEL (60 kDa chaperone family; promotes refolding of misfolded polypeptides especially under stressful conditions; forms two stacked rings of heptamers to form a barrel-shaped 14mer; ends can be capped by GroES; misfolded proteins enter the barrel where they are refolded when GroES binds): MAKLIKFGEDARRKMQEGVDALADTVKVTLGPKGRNVVLSKKFGAPLITNDGVSIAREIELEDPYENMGAQLVKEVATKTNDVAGDGTTTATLLAQSIIREGLKNVTAGANPILIRNGIKMAVDKAVEEIKKASKPVNGKEDIARVAAISAADEEIGKLISDAMEKVGNEGVITVEESKSMGTELDVVEGMQFDRGYVSAYMVTDTEKMEAVLDNPYILIVDKKISNIQELLPILEQIVQSGKKLLIIAEDVEGDAMTTLVVNKLRGTFTCVAVKAPGFGDRRKEMLQDIAILTGGKVISDELGIELKDVTLDMLGQSESVKVTKETTTIVNGRGSSEDIKERVAQIRAQIEETTSEFDKEKLTERLAKLAGGVAVIKVGAATETELKEKKLRIEDALAATKAAVEEGIVAGGGAAYVNVINEVAKVTSDVQDTQIGINIIVRALEEPMRQIATNAGLEGSVIIEKVRNSEAGIGYDALRGEYVDMIKAGIVDPTKVTRSALQNAASVAATFLTTEAAVVDAPEKENPMPAGAGMEGMY, translated from the coding sequence ATGGCAAAGTTGATTAAATTCGGTGAAGACGCAAGAAGAAAGATGCAAGAAGGGGTTGATGCTTTAGCTGATACAGTTAAAGTAACATTAGGCCCAAAGGGAAGAAACGTTGTTTTAAGTAAAAAGTTTGGTGCACCACTTATCACTAATGACGGTGTTTCAATTGCTAGAGAAATAGAATTAGAAGATCCATATGAAAATATGGGAGCTCAGCTTGTTAAAGAAGTTGCAACAAAAACAAATGACGTTGCAGGGGACGGTACTACAACAGCAACTCTTTTAGCTCAATCAATTATAAGAGAAGGTTTAAAAAATGTAACTGCTGGAGCTAACCCAATTTTAATCAGAAATGGTATTAAAATGGCTGTAGATAAGGCTGTTGAAGAAATAAAGAAAGCTTCAAAGCCTGTTAATGGAAAAGAAGATATAGCAAGAGTTGCAGCAATTTCTGCAGCAGATGAGGAAATTGGTAAATTAATATCTGATGCAATGGAAAAGGTAGGTAACGAAGGTGTTATTACTGTTGAAGAATCAAAATCAATGGGAACAGAACTAGACGTTGTTGAAGGTATGCAATTTGATAGAGGATATGTATCAGCTTACATGGTAACAGATACAGAAAAAATGGAAGCTGTACTAGATAATCCATATATATTAATAGTAGATAAAAAGATATCTAACATACAAGAACTTCTTCCAATATTAGAACAAATAGTTCAATCAGGTAAGAAATTATTAATAATAGCTGAAGATGTTGAAGGCGATGCAATGACTACATTAGTAGTTAATAAGTTAAGAGGAACTTTCACTTGTGTTGCAGTTAAAGCGCCAGGCTTTGGAGATAGAAGAAAAGAAATGCTTCAAGATATTGCTATATTAACAGGTGGTAAGGTAATTTCAGATGAATTAGGAATAGAATTAAAAGATGTTACTTTAGATATGCTTGGACAATCTGAAAGCGTAAAAGTAACTAAAGAAACTACTACTATAGTAAATGGTAGAGGTTCAAGCGAAGATATTAAAGAAAGAGTTGCTCAAATAAGAGCTCAAATAGAAGAAACAACGTCAGAATTTGATAAGGAAAAATTAACTGAAAGATTAGCTAAATTAGCTGGTGGAGTTGCTGTAATTAAGGTTGGTGCAGCTACAGAAACAGAATTAAAAGAAAAGAAATTAAGAATAGAAGATGCTTTAGCAGCTACAAAAGCAGCTGTTGAAGAAGGTATTGTAGCAGGTGGTGGAGCTGCTTATGTTAATGTAATTAACGAAGTAGCTAAGGTAACTTCTGATGTACAAGATACTCAAATAGGTATAAACATTATAGTAAGAGCATTAGAAGAACCAATGAGACAAATTGCAACTAATGCAGGTCTTGAAGGTTCAGTAATAATAGAAAAGGTTAGAAATTCAGAAGCAGGAATTGGATACGATGCTTTAAGAGGAGAATATGTTGATATGATTAAGGCTGGTATAGTTGACCCAACTAAGGTTACAAGATCAGCACTACAAAATGCGGCTTCAGTTGCAGCAACATTCTTAACTACAGAAGCAGCAGTAGTTGATGCTCCAGAAAAAGAAAATCCAATGCCAGCTGGTGCAGGAATGGAAGGAATGTACTAA
- the groES gene encoding co-chaperone GroES: MNIKPLADRVVIKKLEAEETTKSGIVLTGSAKERPQEAEVVAVGPGAIIDGKRCDMEVKVGDKVLYSKYAGTDVKVNGEEYTILKQEDILAIVE, from the coding sequence ATGAATATCAAACCATTAGCAGATAGAGTAGTTATTAAAAAGTTAGAAGCAGAAGAAACTACAAAAAGTGGAATAGTTCTAACTGGATCTGCAAAGGAAAGACCTCAAGAAGCCGAGGTTGTGGCTGTAGGACCTGGAGCAATAATTGATGGAAAAAGATGTGATATGGAAGTAAAAGTTGGAGATAAAGTACTTTATTCAAAATATGCAGGAACAGATGTAAAGGTAAACGGAGAAGAATATACAATTTTAAAACAAGAAGATATATTAGCTATAGTAGAATAA
- a CDS encoding GspE/PulE family protein — MALVQKKRLGDILLMAEKITPSQLQSALKTQKILGKKLGEVLIESGIVSEEDIIDAIEAQTGIKKIDLNNINFDKKAIKIVPQNLCNKYNLIAFGFEEDKVLVAMSDPLNIFAIDDISISTGLAVKTFIAPKKDIDKFVKINYSSEGVNKAAEELSKETLEAKTISVDVEEVDDVKNAPVVKMIEYLFKNSIEMRASDIHIEPFEKEIRIRYRIDGELTTINTLGIESLAPLITRIKILANLNIAEKRIPQDGRIITKIGNTDVDLRVSILPTVNGEKVVIRILNRDNYKVGKEYLGLTKENLKKLNNIISNPHGIVLVTGPTGSGKSTTLYTVLSELNSSNVNIITVEDPVEYTLDGINQVNVNTKAGLTFASGLRSILRQDPDIIMIGEIRDEETAQIAIKAAITGHLVLSTLHTNDAPSSITRLVDMGVEPYLVASSVVGVIAQRLVRKICQYCKEEYEASEYERKTLTGSSNGTLKLYKGKGCGHCNGTGYIGRIGVYEIMEVTREHRDIINKTRDSDILKDISIKHGMTTLEDECKKLVLNGTTTMQELATITLLGDI; from the coding sequence ATGGCTTTAGTGCAAAAGAAAAGGCTTGGAGATATTCTGTTAATGGCGGAAAAAATAACTCCTTCTCAACTTCAAAGTGCATTAAAAACTCAAAAGATTTTAGGTAAAAAATTGGGAGAAGTTTTAATTGAAAGCGGAATTGTATCAGAAGAAGACATAATTGATGCTATTGAAGCTCAGACGGGGATAAAAAAGATAGATTTAAACAATATTAACTTTGATAAAAAAGCAATTAAAATTGTACCTCAAAATCTTTGTAATAAATATAATTTAATTGCATTTGGATTTGAAGAAGATAAAGTATTGGTTGCAATGTCGGATCCATTAAATATATTTGCAATTGATGATATTTCTATATCTACAGGTTTGGCTGTAAAAACTTTTATTGCGCCTAAAAAAGATATAGACAAGTTTGTAAAAATAAATTATAGCAGTGAAGGTGTTAACAAGGCTGCAGAAGAATTATCAAAAGAAACCTTAGAAGCAAAAACTATATCAGTAGATGTAGAAGAGGTTGATGATGTAAAGAATGCGCCAGTAGTTAAAATGATAGAGTATTTATTTAAGAACTCAATTGAAATGAGAGCATCTGATATTCATATAGAACCTTTTGAGAAGGAAATTAGAATAAGATATAGAATTGATGGAGAACTTACAACTATAAATACCTTAGGAATTGAGAGTTTAGCTCCATTAATAACAAGAATAAAAATACTAGCGAATTTAAATATTGCAGAAAAAAGAATACCACAGGATGGAAGAATAATAACTAAAATAGGAAATACTGATGTTGATCTTAGAGTTTCAATTCTTCCAACAGTAAATGGTGAAAAGGTAGTTATAAGAATTTTAAATAGAGATAACTATAAGGTTGGAAAAGAGTATCTTGGATTGACTAAGGAAAATCTAAAAAAGTTAAATAATATAATTTCAAATCCCCATGGAATAGTATTGGTTACTGGTCCAACGGGAAGTGGTAAATCAACAACTTTATATACTGTGTTAAGTGAACTTAATTCTAGTAATGTAAATATAATTACTGTAGAGGATCCGGTTGAATATACCCTTGATGGAATTAATCAAGTTAACGTTAATACAAAAGCTGGATTAACCTTTGCAAGCGGCTTGAGAAGTATTTTAAGACAAGACCCAGATATAATCATGATTGGGGAAATTAGAGATGAAGAAACTGCTCAAATTGCTATAAAAGCAGCTATAACAGGTCACTTGGTTTTAAGTACTCTACATACTAACGATGCACCATCTTCAATAACTAGATTAGTTGATATGGGAGTTGAGCCCTATTTGGTTGCCAGCTCAGTTGTAGGAGTAATAGCTCAAAGATTAGTTAGAAAAATATGCCAATATTGCAAAGAGGAATATGAAGCCTCAGAATATGAAAGAAAAACTCTTACTGGAAGTTCTAATGGAACATTAAAACTCTATAAGGGAAAAGGCTGTGGCCATTGTAATGGTACAGGATATATTGGAAGAATTGGTGTTTACGAGATAATGGAAGTAACGAGAGAACATAGAGATATTATAAATAAAACAAGGGATTCTGATATTTTAAAAGATATATCAATAAAGCATGGAATGACAACCCTTGAAGATGAGTGTAAAAAACTAGTTTTAAATGGAACAACAACCATGCAGGAACTTGCAACTATAACATTGTTAGGGGATATATAA
- the pilM gene encoding type IV pilus assembly protein PilM yields the protein MIKKDELCTKHKKGGEMMSNKKSKIDFSKLKEIGSMDIKDIGKLFKKDKAQNPNYLLEKSNKVENRFILKEKARTVLSIDLGTNMIKLAEGKYQKDKLTINKLLQIVTPEGAIADGKITNEQSIINTLEFLIKENNIKAKDIIFTTNSSSIINRDILIPMVQEEEMETVIRYEIQQYLPINLDDYIIQYIVLDEIVDDAGAKLKVNVTSFPEKMAASYYNIVNTLELYPYALDVTYNSINKLANYSQYTTNNGKIMGGTVAFVDMGATSINMAIFRNGKLDFTRMIKSGGDNIDYALSQSLNMSIKSTESLKKKNGDLLNYDEKDTLNITLRSSVDDILEEFERIIQFYGNKSNTPIDKIYIYGGLSNLKNIDLYIENRFNIAVNKIKDIPNVDFTNKDYVDENLGEYLNAISAIIRL from the coding sequence ATGATTAAAAAAGATGAACTGTGCACTAAGCACAAAAAGGGTGGTGAAATGATGTCTAATAAGAAATCTAAAATAGATTTTTCAAAATTAAAAGAAATTGGATCTATGGACATAAAGGATATAGGTAAACTATTTAAAAAAGATAAAGCTCAAAATCCTAATTATTTATTAGAAAAAAGTAATAAAGTTGAAAATAGATTTATTTTAAAAGAAAAAGCTAGAACTGTTTTATCAATAGATTTAGGAACTAATATGATAAAGCTTGCTGAAGGTAAATATCAAAAGGACAAGCTAACGATAAATAAACTTCTTCAAATAGTAACTCCGGAAGGAGCTATTGCTGATGGAAAGATAACAAATGAACAATCAATTATAAATACCTTGGAGTTTTTAATAAAGGAAAACAATATAAAGGCTAAAGATATTATTTTTACAACTAATTCTTCTTCAATAATAAATAGAGATATTTTAATACCGATGGTTCAAGAAGAGGAAATGGAAACTGTTATAAGATATGAAATACAACAATATCTACCAATAAATTTAGATGATTATATAATTCAATATATTGTTTTAGATGAAATTGTTGATGATGCAGGAGCAAAGTTAAAGGTTAATGTAACTTCATTTCCAGAAAAAATGGCTGCTTCCTATTATAATATAGTAAATACTTTAGAACTATATCCATATGCTTTAGATGTTACATATAATTCTATAAATAAGTTAGCTAATTATTCACAATATACAACAAATAATGGGAAGATTATGGGAGGTACTGTTGCTTTTGTTGATATGGGAGCTACCTCTATTAATATGGCGATATTTAGAAATGGTAAATTAGATTTTACAAGAATGATAAAGTCTGGTGGGGATAATATTGATTATGCCTTAAGCCAAAGCTTGAATATGTCAATAAAATCAACAGAATCTTTAAAGAAAAAAAATGGTGATTTATTAAATTACGATGAGAAGGATACACTTAATATAACATTAAGAAGCTCTGTTGATGATATACTAGAAGAATTTGAAAGAATAATTCAGTTTTACGGTAACAAATCAAACACTCCTATAGATAAGATCTATATTTATGGAGGGCTTTCTAATTTAAAGAATATAGACTTATATATAGAAAATAGATTTAATATAGCAGTAAATAAAATAAAGGATATTCCAAATGTTGATTTTACTAATAAGGATTATGTAGATGAAAACCTTGGAGAATATCTAAATGCTATTAGTGCTATTATAAGATTATAG
- a CDS encoding prepilin-type N-terminal cleavage/methylation domain-containing protein encodes MKNNLKNKKKKGFTLIELIIVIAIIAIIAVIAIPRFGSATQNARRNSDIANAKNIANAVTMAIAEGDITLPAAAASPLQITIGGSDANATAVANLLQGTPTPESVDGVTAFTVNVTDTGDVTVLAGTTVLFPAP; translated from the coding sequence ATGAAAAACAATTTAAAAAACAAAAAAAAGAAAGGATTTACACTAATTGAACTTATTATAGTTATTGCTATTATAGCTATAATTGCAGTAATAGCTATTCCAAGATTTGGTTCAGCAACACAAAATGCTAGAAGAAATTCTGATATAGCTAATGCTAAAAATATTGCAAATGCAGTAACAATGGCAATAGCTGAAGGAGATATTACTTTACCAGCTGCAGCAGCTTCTCCATTACAGATTACAATTGGTGGTAGCGATGCAAATGCTACAGCAGTTGCAAATTTACTTCAAGGAACACCTACTCCTGAGAGCGTAGATGGTGTTACAGCATTTACTGTTAATGTAACTGATACTGGTGATGTTACTGTATTGGCTGGTACAACAGTTTTATTCCCAGCTCCATAA
- a CDS encoding tagatose bisphosphate family class II aldolase translates to MKILSTREMLKKAQREGYAIPAFNIHNLETLQVVVDTAAELRSPVILAGTPSTIAYAGGEYIVAMAETAAKEYDIPIAIHLDHYEDVEAIKHFIDLGFKSAMIDASHLDYEDNIRIVREVVEYAHKFDATVEAELGRLGGQEDDLIVDEKDSKYTNPEQARDFVERTGIDSLAVAIGTAHGLYQGEAKLDFDRLKEIRDMVDVPLVLHGASDVPDELVKKAISLGICKVNVATDLKIPFSDAVKKYFNENPTANDPRKYMTPGKEAMKKIVAHKIMVCGSNGKA, encoded by the coding sequence ATGAAGATATTATCAACAAGAGAAATGTTAAAAAAGGCTCAAAGAGAAGGATATGCTATACCAGCTTTTAATATTCATAATTTAGAAACATTACAAGTAGTAGTAGATACAGCAGCAGAATTAAGATCACCAGTAATCTTAGCAGGAACACCATCAACAATAGCATATGCAGGTGGAGAATATATAGTAGCTATGGCTGAAACTGCAGCTAAAGAGTATGATATTCCAATAGCAATTCACTTAGATCATTATGAAGATGTTGAAGCAATTAAACACTTTATAGACTTAGGCTTTAAATCAGCAATGATAGATGCATCTCACTTAGACTATGAAGATAATATAAGAATTGTTAGAGAAGTAGTTGAGTATGCTCATAAGTTTGATGCAACAGTAGAAGCAGAACTTGGAAGATTAGGTGGCCAAGAAGACGACTTAATAGTAGATGAAAAAGACTCTAAATATACTAATCCTGAGCAAGCAAGAGACTTTGTAGAAAGAACAGGAATAGATTCCTTAGCAGTTGCAATAGGAACAGCTCATGGATTATATCAAGGGGAAGCAAAACTTGATTTTGATAGATTAAAGGAAATAAGAGATATGGTAGATGTACCATTAGTTCTACATGGAGCATCAGATGTACCAGATGAATTAGTTAAAAAAGCAATATCTCTTGGAATTTGTAAGGTAAATGTAGCAACAGATTTAAAAATACCTTTCTCTGATGCAGTTAAAAAATACTTTAATGAAAACCCAACCGCAAATGACCCAAGAAAGTACATGACACCAGGAAAAGAAGCTATGAAAAAAATTGTTGCTCATAAAATAATGGTTTGTGGAAGCAATGGAAAAGCTTAA
- a CDS encoding O-antigen ligase family protein, which produces MKNLSGNLKALFRKEIETETLVNIILYSVILIMPFIVVNVSSPRYVMGKLMFLYIIGIFSLYSLIKLKFTKFNLYHKLALVFLLTIFIPSILSPYKYVAFMGNHERGEGFFIYCIYILLFLLSSKYLIINKALINIVLTFSCIMGLYGVIQFYGFDPVQYWMFGKIIGNESIGFIGHRNFFSSYLCIFLFLSVSIYIFKGISKYLIYSSILFAALLCTLTRGGWLAFLIYSFIGLLFILKEKYLLKRALLVFISFTVIFGVLNLTTDNKVLKRADREIVFSEDGELINSAGARANILKISFRAFIDKPLLGYGPDTLKNRLTDDYPEEMMEHILKFNEVVDKSHNEYLEYAVSNGIFSLLLYSIFLGAILIMLFKNRRNYISKILFLTILGYMFQGFFNISVIMVAPIFWILLGASIKLLEDTNKKILEVI; this is translated from the coding sequence ATGAAAAATTTAAGTGGAAATTTAAAAGCTTTATTCAGAAAAGAAATAGAAACTGAAACTTTAGTAAATATAATTTTATATTCTGTAATTTTAATAATGCCTTTTATAGTTGTAAATGTATCCTCACCGAGATATGTTATGGGAAAGTTAATGTTTCTTTATATAATAGGAATTTTTTCTTTATATTCATTAATTAAATTAAAATTCACAAAATTTAATTTATATCATAAGCTAGCATTAGTCTTTCTTCTGACTATTTTTATTCCAAGCATATTATCACCATACAAATACGTTGCTTTTATGGGAAATCATGAAAGGGGAGAAGGCTTTTTTATTTATTGTATTTATATATTACTTTTTTTATTATCATCTAAATATTTAATAATAAATAAAGCTTTAATAAATATAGTTTTAACTTTTTCATGCATTATGGGATTGTATGGAGTAATTCAGTTTTACGGTTTTGATCCAGTGCAATATTGGATGTTTGGAAAAATAATTGGTAATGAGAGTATTGGCTTTATAGGGCATAGAAATTTTTTCTCTAGTTATTTATGTATTTTTTTATTTTTATCAGTTTCAATATATATTTTTAAAGGTATAAGTAAGTATCTTATTTATTCTTCAATATTATTTGCAGCTTTATTGTGTACTTTAACAAGGGGAGGATGGCTTGCTTTTCTGATTTATTCATTTATAGGATTATTATTTATATTAAAAGAGAAGTATTTGCTTAAGAGAGCATTATTAGTATTTATTTCTTTTACAGTAATTTTTGGCGTTTTGAATTTAACTACAGATAATAAAGTTCTAAAAAGGGCAGATAGGGAAATAGTGTTTTCTGAAGATGGCGAGTTGATAAATTCAGCAGGGGCTAGAGCTAATATTTTAAAGATATCCTTTAGAGCATTTATTGATAAGCCGTTATTAGGATATGGACCAGATACGTTGAAAAATAGATTAACTGATGATTATCCAGAAGAAATGATGGAACATATATTAAAATTTAATGAAGTGGTTGATAAATCTCATAATGAGTATCTTGAGTATGCTGTTAGTAATGGAATATTCAGTTTGTTGCTGTATTCAATATTCTTAGGTGCAATTCTTATAATGCTTTTTAAGAATAGAAGAAATTATATTAGTAAAATACTTTTTTTAACAATATTAGGTTATATGTTTCAGGGATTTTTCAATATAAGTGTAATTATGGTAGCTCCAATATTTTGGATCCTTTTAGGGGCTAGCATAAAATTGCTGGAAGATACGAATAAAAAGATACTAGAAGTAATATAA
- a CDS encoding type II secretion system F family protein: MKVYKYRAMKEDGTKIEGKFEASSRDDVINMITSSGYYPLIIEEIVESKPIELKMFEKVTKKDLAIFCRQFYTMLDAGVSITNSINILSKEIPNKKLREILSEIEDDIKKGELLSESMAKYKKYFPQLLIKMVESGEISGNIDEMMLRMSVHFEKENKINNKVKSAMTYPAILSIVAVGAVMFIMTFVMPTFVEMFEGLGSELPLITRFMLGTSEFLSNNLIIILLIIGILIILFNVYKRSPQGIQTISSLKLKLPIIGNLNKKIIVSRFTRTLSTLLAAGVSLVHALPTVAGVLENKVAEDAILKIRERVVRGDGLSTPIRENDIFPKMLSSMIRIGEESGSLDSILNKTADFYDDEVEQAIQRTTSLIEPILIVIMGLVIGTIVISIMLPMFDMYTQM, encoded by the coding sequence ATGAAAGTTTATAAATATAGAGCCATGAAGGAAGATGGAACTAAAATAGAAGGTAAATTTGAAGCAAGTTCCAGGGATGATGTAATAAATATGATAACTTCAAGTGGTTATTATCCTTTAATAATAGAAGAAATAGTTGAAAGTAAGCCAATAGAATTAAAAATGTTTGAAAAAGTAACCAAAAAGGATTTAGCGATATTCTGTAGGCAGTTTTATACTATGTTAGATGCAGGTGTATCAATTACAAATAGTATAAATATTTTATCAAAGGAAATACCTAATAAAAAACTAAGGGAAATCTTATCTGAAATTGAGGATGATATTAAAAAAGGTGAACTTTTATCAGAATCAATGGCAAAATATAAAAAATATTTCCCACAATTACTAATAAAAATGGTTGAATCTGGTGAAATCAGTGGAAATATTGATGAAATGATGCTTAGAATGTCAGTACATTTTGAGAAGGAAAATAAAATTAATAATAAGGTTAAGTCAGCCATGACCTATCCTGCTATTCTTAGTATAGTTGCAGTAGGAGCAGTCATGTTTATAATGACCTTTGTAATGCCAACCTTTGTTGAGATGTTTGAAGGACTAGGCTCAGAGCTTCCTCTTATAACAAGATTTATGTTAGGAACAAGCGAATTCTTAAGTAATAACTTAATCATAATATTATTGATAATAGGAATTCTAATAATATTATTTAATGTTTACAAGAGAAGTCCACAGGGGATTCAAACTATAAGTAGTTTAAAGTTAAAACTCCCTATAATAGGGAATTTAAATAAAAAAATAATAGTTTCAAGGTTTACAAGGACCTTATCTACTTTATTAGCAGCAGGTGTTTCTTTAGTGCATGCCCTGCCAACAGTTGCAGGAGTACTAGAAAATAAAGTAGCAGAAGATGCAATTCTAAAAATTAGGGAAAGGGTTGTAAGGGGAGATGGATTAAGCACTCCAATTAGAGAAAATGATATTTTCCCTAAAATGTTGTCTTCAATGATAAGAATTGGAGAAGAATCAGGCTCTTTAGATAGTATTTTAAATAAAACAGCAGATTTTTATGATGATGAAGTTGAACAAGCAATTCAAAGAACGACTTCACTAATAGAGCCTATATTAATAGTTATTATGGGGCTAGTAATTGGAACAATAGTAATTTCAATTATGCTGCCAATGTTTGATATGTATACACAAATGTAA